In the genome of Trypanosoma brucei gambiense DAL972 chromosome 11, complete sequence, the window TCTCCCCCCcgaaggaagtgaagaagatatTTGACGATATATTTGCAGCCACGCGTTATGTTCTTGCCCTCGACCGTTTGCGGGAGAATAATAAGGAACTGCGCCGCCAGCAGAAGGAACATGAGGCGAGCTTAATGTCATTGTCAGAGCACAGAGAGCAGGCACGCCAAATATCGGCGGATATTACAGTGAAGGAGGAGACTGTCGCAGGTATTAAAGCAAAAACGGATGCGCTGGCACCCCAATTGCAGGAACTGCAAGCCATCGCTACTGCTCTAGATAACGTGGAGCATCGTGCTGAAGGTTTATCTCGGGAAGCAGCTGTCATTGAAGGTCGAATAGGCGAAAAGAGGGAGTCTCTCAGCCGGTTAAACGTTTCCCCGCCCGGATACTCACTGGGGGAGTTACTGCAACGCAGGCAGAACTTCGGTGAAAAGTTGAGGGAACTGGAATCCACTGTTtcaacaaagaaggagcTTATGGAACGGGCGGTGGCGGAGCTTCGCCGTTGTgaagaaagtgttgtgagccTCCGCTCCGGTATTGAGTTTCGTGAGAAGCAGGAACAGCAGCACAAGAGGGAATGCGAGGAACTCAAGGTAATAATGAGTGATTTGTCTATGAAATTTGTCATCGATGGGGAGATCAATGAGCATTGTTTGACAAAGATAACGGAATATGTTAATGAGGAACTTCACAACGAAGAGCAAAAGCGAAGTGGAGAGCTAAATTCCATAGATGCAGGAATTCGTGCTGTAGAGGATAGAAGGTCCACAACACTTCGTGCGATGGACACCGAAGgtaaggagaaggaaatgaaagaggAGCAGCTCCGTCATCTGATGAAGAGATGTGGCGACGCAAAGGAGGCACTCGGTAAGTTGGCTCCGTACGTTACCCCTACACGTGTGAAGAATGTGCAGGACACGATTACCGAGTTGGAAAAACGTGTTGAGGCAATGGAGCTGCTGCAAAAGGGTGACGCGAGGTACAGGCAGCGACAGGACATCTTACAGAGTGTTGAGGCACAAAATAAGGTTGTCGCTCAGTTGCGACAAGAACTGTCCCGACACAAGCAGCGCTCAGGTCGTGAGGCAGAGATGAATCTCCTTCGTACACAGATtgcggaaaaggaggaaattatCAACAACCGACTGCAGGAAGAGCTAATTGCAGGACTCAATGACCTTGGCTGCAATACAGGCGGATCGCAGACCCTCACAGCTGTAACGATGCAAATCGACAAACTGAGGCGCAAGATGGCAGACACGCTTTATAGCGTCGAAGCAGAGGTCAATGACCTTGATCGCCAGTTGATTGCACTGAAACAGAACCGGTCGCAGTTGGAGGGGAAAATTGTCAGCGAGAATATAGAGCTACAGAGGAAGAGGGTTCAATGTATCAGCAAACTTGGAAATGATGACGCCCTAACTAACTTTGAGGCGCTTCTAGTGGAGGCGCGTGACAGATATCACAAATTGAATGAGAAGCTTAGTGGATCTAAAGCATTGGCCGCATGTCACGCCCACTTTGTGGAGCAGGCTAAGGTTGAGGACAAGTGCCCACTCTGTGGTCGTGCTTTTGGCAGTGAGAATGAGTTGAATGACTTCTTGGCATCCTTTAAGGTGGGTCAACAAACCTCTGGGAAGGATAGCATAAAAGAGGGTGACGTTGAGAAGGCTCTGCAACGCGTGCGCGGACTCGAGCAGTTGGAGTCTGATGTAATGGACGTGAGGCGGCTTGCCGATAATGCACCACAACTGGAGGAGTCACTTAAATCTACAATTAAGCAGATTCGAGACAAAGAAATTCTCCTGGAGGATGTGCACAACAAACGAGACAAAGTGAAGGACGAAATGCAGCGTGCGCAAAAACTGGTTCAGGCTGCGATGGAGGTGAATGCCATGACATCTGAGAAGCAGGCACTACTGCAGCAGCTTAACAGACGAGAAGCAGCATGTGCAGAGGCGAGCACACCTTCCGCTAACATTGGGGGTGCAGGGGAGCCTTGCTGTGCGGGTGAATTAGCGTCACTTTCGTACGAGGAGCTGTCGGACAAGTACGAGTCCGCAAATGCTGAACTTCACCGGTTGAATGTGCTTCTAAGTGAAATGCAgagaggggaagagggaggcTCTGCCCAAGCACTTGTCAAGGAGCTTACAATGAAGCGGTCGGAACTCTGTGAATTGAAAATGAAGCTTACTCGTCAAGCCGAGGTTGAGGCAACGATTTCTCAATATGCGGAGCAGGAGGAAGGTTACGTCAGCCGTATTGCTGAAATAGATGACCAACGGGAAAAACTGGTGACCCAACTTGAATCTTACAATAAGGAGTTGGAAGCACTGCATGCAAAGCGGAAGGAGCTTGAGTTGGCGTCTCAACAGGGATACATTGGTCAGCTAAAAAGAACACTAGGACTTCTTTCGGCTGTGCTACCGAGGCTGCGGGATTACATCACTTCAAGGGTTGGCGAAGAGCTCTCAAGAGACAGAGAGAGCTTGCGTGTGAATGAAAAACGACGAGACACGCAAGCTGAAGAGGTCAAGCTTCTCCGCTTATCAATTGACGACACATTGCGTATAATCAATGAAGAGCAGCGGCTCAGAGTGGAAGTGGACAAGTACATTGAGTATCTCGAGAAAAAGGGTTCCATagaggaagatgaaaaaCGTTTGAGTGATGTTAGGTGCACCCTTTCTGAGTTGAAAGTAAATGCTGTGCCCGCTGCAGAAGCCGTCCTCGGAAAGGATGTtgtggagagggaaagtgTTGGCCGAATTCGTGAGCTTATTCGCGGGAAAATCAGTGCATTGGAGTGCCTTCGTGCTCAGCAAGATGGTGTCGCCGAGGCGATGCGACAGGACATTGAGAGTCTCAAAGGTCAGCTTACTCGCGATAAGTACAAAGATATTGAAAAGCGCTACCGCACGACCTTCCTGAAGGTCCAGACTACTGAAATTGCGGTTTCGGATGTGGAAAAATATTATCGAGCGCTGGAAAAGGCAGTGCAGACCTACCACCAAGAGAAGATTGCGCAGATCAATCAAATCTTGGCTGACCTTTGGCGACACACCTACAAGGGAAGCGATATTGACACCATTGAACTCCGTTCCGAGGATGATGTCACGTCAACTACAGCGAGGCGGAGTTACAGCTATCGTGTGGTGATGAAACGGGGGAACAGTGAAATGGACATGCGGGGCCGTTGCAGTGCGGGTCAAAAGGTACTTGCCTCTGTTCTCATCCGACTTGCGCTAAGTGAAGCCTTTTGTTGTGACTGCGGAATTCTTGCATTAGATGAGCCAACAACGAATCTTGACGAAGATAACGCGCGTTCTCTTGCGGAATCGCTACGCATGCTTATTGACAGTCATCGAGCAGTGAAACATTTTCAGCTTATTGTCATTACTCACGATGAGCACTTCGTCCGAGCGCTAGGAGGCCAGGCACTGGATACTTTTTATTACATTCATAAGGATAGAGAGGGCGCCTTTTCTGTGATTGAGGAGCGCACTTTCGATCAGTTGTTCGCGAGTTGAGAGGTGTAAACCTCCTTGCTTACGACTGGATGTGGATGTGCTACCACGCGTGGTCGTGTGTTGAAAACAGAAAGATGtttgaagggggaaaaaatgagaaatggGCGCACTGTGGGGAGTGCgggaaataaaaatggtAGTACGTGAAAGGAGGAGCACCTCAAGGTGGGCtgagttgtttgtttgtttttgttttattgtatTTCACTCTTCAAGTTAGCCCTTTAAACATTGCTGTCTCCCTGTACGTGTAGGCCCTAACTTAGTTGCTGTGCGTCGCTTGCACACGAGTCAGAGGagagtaaataaaaagaacagagaaatgctaaaaaagcaaaaggaagagggatgAATGGGTGACACCCGTGGTGATGGATAGTGGAGAGTTTGAAGATACTTTGTAATGCCCCATCGTTTCTTtatatacaaaaatatataaacctATATATCCATCTGTACACAGAgataagtatatatatatatatatttgtattcaTGTATTCAAGATTATATACCTCAAAACTTTCTTCATCTCCCTGCGCATACATCtacaaatacacatatatatgtatatctatatatgcaTGGGCTCATGCAAGCACATTACCTCACGTGCGTAGCACACAAATTGCGCTTATGAGGGTGGGCTCCCATGGTGGAGTGCTGCCAGAACTCCGGTTTCCTCATCGGCGCGACCCTTCTTTTTGTAGTTACTTTTATTTAATATAAagatgaaatatatatttcttcactGCGCATACATGTACACCTCTCCGTATATACCATACCTATCACCTTTCCTTTCTACACAATTCCACTGTTATATAAACGATTATACAAACACAcgtgtaatatatatatatatatatatatatatatatatatatgttgacCACTTttgttatgttttttctttttttttttgtgtttcaaaGTTTTTCGttacacacatttttttcctggTTTTGACGCCGGTCCTGATTCCTTCCTCTCACTTTTATagtaaaaaagatgaagggaagggagttTAAAAtaagatttttttaaaaaagacaaGCTGAGTCGGTAATGATCTGGAGGAgagccgttttttttttcgtttttgtctATAGAGATTTAAGTATAAGTAACTCTTTGAGTCCTTTAGGGGTCAACTTCCTGATTAAACTCCTTACATTTGTTCAGTCGCTGTGTCCTTCGCATCCGTGCGCATGAAGAAATTAATAAAGTGCTAATTTGCTTTTCTaatcctccctttttttttctttctcccccCACGCATGCTTTTGAagtttttattctttttagtAGAAACGATGAGGTCAACTGAGGTCGGGCGTGTTGTGGAGGATTTTATTGTACTCCCTCCGACACCCAAATCCAAGTGGAAGTTGTCTGATTTCGAGCTTTTGCACAAACTTGGCGGCGGCAATTACGGGGATGTACACCTCGCCTCCGTGAAGGATTGCAATTTTGTTTGCGCGCTGAAAAGGTTGTCCATTAAAAAACTTGCGGATTTTGACATTGCGACGCAACTCCGTCGTGAAATTGAGATCGCTTTTAACACGCGTCACAAGTACCTGCTGCGAACCTATGCATACTTCTTTGACGAAACTGATATTTATCTCATTATGGAGCCATGCAGCAACGGCATGCTTTACACGGAACTCAACCGAGTGAAATGCTTTGCGCCACCGACAGCAGCCCGTTACGTGGCTCAGCTCGCTGAAGCCCTTCTCTacttgcatcaacatcacatCCTCCACCGCGACATTAAGCCGGAGAATATTTTACTAGatcacaacaataacatcaaacTGGCGGATTTCGGTTGGTCAGTCCACGATCCGGATAACCGTCGCAAGACATCTTGCGGGACGCCAGAGTATTTTCCACCAGAAATTGTGGGACGACAAGCGTACGATACGAGTGCTGACCTTTGGTGCCTGGGCATCTTCTGTTATGAGCTTCTCGTTGGTAAAACACCGTTTGTTGGAAAGGATACAGACCAAATCTGCAAGAACATTCATTCCATGCACTTCAAAATACCGGATAATATACCGTCAGAAGCGAAGGACCTCATCGCGAACTTGCTTCTGCGTGATGGGTCACGGAGGCTTGCACTTCACCGTGTCGTGAATCACCAGTTCCTTCTAAAGTATTATTATCTCCCAAACAATTTACAACCTCCCACTGGAAAGCGTCCGCGTCTCGATGCAGAGCCAACTGCAGGGAAAGAGAATTAAAAATCACAACAGAAgcaaaagtgaaggaagggagaaaaacacTTTTAGGCATTACCCCGCATGAATTGtattgtgcttgtgtgttcTCATACAAACACTCCCATAATTGATGGTGTATTTGTACTACTTGTTCACTGCTGTTTATTAGAGAGAGGAAGAATGGGGgcggggaaaacaacaacaacaacaacaacaacagtgacAACCGAAAAGCCTTGCTTCCCTTTTGATTTATTTCCGAGGGAAAGtcgtgtctgtttttttttctttctgtaaTTTTAATCTCAAAGTTCCTTACCCAGTTTCTATTTGAATTTAATTatcacttttctttcgtttgttACGCTTGTTTTTCGCCACTTTGCCCGCTTATGGGAGAGTGTCGGCTCATTTCCTTCACCTACGGAAGAAGTGAAGGGACGTGTGGTGATGATTATTGGATTCTTTGAAGCAGTAAAGGCGTGTAAATGTACACGCATGATGAAGTTGTACACCTGCTGGGCAGTGTTTTACTAGCGGATAGTGGCAGTTTAGGATTGTGTTCGTGttgagtttgtttgtttgttttttgcttttgcgctattattattattgttgttgttttttacgTCGCCATTACAATTGTACTGTTATATGTTAcccttcttcttgtttttgcgcTCGTTTTTCGGCTCGGTTGTTTGTACCCTTCCCATAATTTTTTAGAGGGACAGAGGTGTGATGATGCAACTCATGACTCGTGTTGTTTGTGCTGGCAGACAAGTAAAGcgagaatcaaaaaaaaataataataaataataatatcgaGAGGAACCCATCAGGCACCTTGTGTGAGGCAAATTGCAAGCGAGGACCAAGAAGATAGAACCCCGCTAGGGGCGTAGATTTCGGAGAGGATTGTTCGATATaactcccccttttctttactatTTTCTCACCCCTTCCATCATGTTGAAACCGCTTCTTCGCCAAGTCGCTAATTTCAGgctctttccttcttgctGTGAATTGAAACActgctttccctttcccttttccttttccctttcccttttttcttcttttactcCCCCCTTCCACTTCGCATGTAAGGGCCgcttttttgtctctttttctAAATcaccttttaaaaaaaataataaataaattaactCTGCAGGCCATTTTCTTGTCACAGAATACAAATTCATATACGTTTTATAGATGGAGTTCTCTGGATCTACATTATCCGTTGTGGAGGTCGAGCACACCGTTAGGCAACTGCGCCCATTTCCCCTTCAAGATATCGGAACGGCAGAGTGGAAGAATCAGCGGGAAGCCGTGGAGCGACTCAACATGTGCACTCATAGTAACGCCGTTCTGAAAAAAGACGATACAGTTAAGGCATTTCTCATAGAACATGAAAAGCTTCCTGTGTTACTGCACGAGTTGTTGGTTATGGAAGTGTGGCGGCAGCGTGTGCTTCCATTGATAAAGGACCAAATAGTCCAGCATCCAGCTGGCATTTACATGTACGTGCAGTACGAGATGGTGTTGCTAAACCTCTTCGAGTGCATCGCATTTCACGAGGAAGTTGTGGTGGCTCTTGACGAGGATGTATTGGAGTTAATTGACTACTGTTGGCGACAGGCTTCGAGACTTTTCGCAGAGCAGAATGTCAACGAAGTACAGAGCAAACCAACAGCCCGGGATGTTAGCAACGCTGCGAATACGGTGGGGGAGGTCCTCAAAAGTGCGGACCGGCAGATGCTTCATGCCATTTATCAGCGTGCAATGGCTTCCCTTTCTATCCTGTGGTTTATCATCGATCGGTTGAACCAACTTCCTCTCGCGGCGTCCAACTCGGTTCTCGTAAAGAACGATCTCATTCTTGGACTTACGGAGGTGATGTTGCTTCAGCCGTGGTTACGGCGCTCCTCAGAGGTAACACAGAAGTTTTTCAACGGTGAGTTCAAAGACATTCCGCGGGCTGATGTATTGCTTGTTTGTACGCCTGAGGCCCACACATGGTTTTCGCTCCATAAACTACTTTGTGACCCGGAGTGCCGGCGGCGGTACTCGTATACACAAAGCAAGAAGGAACTCATCCTGCGCATTCGACATTTTCTTAATGACACCCTCGTTGATCAAATACCAGCTCTTGCGAGCTTGCAGAGGGCGCTTGAGGAGCTTTCGTTTCTCCAACCGCCCAGcggaacagaagaaaagttTAAAAGCACCCTTACGATTGAGCAGGTCCCACGTATCATGACGTTGGTGGAGgtggagagaaaagggagttGGGACGATCTCGCGTCCACATTCCGTGCCATGCTGCAGGACCCGAGTGTTCGCAACGAGGACGCGATGAGGTTATCGAGAATATTTGACGAAATGTTTTCCGATCAGTTGAAGTAACGAACATCTGATATATCCACATGCGGGGAAACCATCCAGGTCTGCGTGTCAAAATGGCTGAGGTAAGAAATTACAGACCTAGAAAGGAGGTACAGAGTTataatatatacatattggGTGGATACTGAAGGGTAGTGCGGCCCGTTTGCTTTACCCCGTATTTTttcagcacacacacacacacacacgctctctctctccctctttcatttcttaccttttcattttacttAATTCTTATGGCAACGGCCACTGCTGCCTTTCCGTTGTGTGGAAAAAGTATGTCAGCATCTTTGATCTCCTGAAAGGGGAGTAGCAAGGGAGGAGTTGAATAATTGTAGACGATAGTGCACGGCACGGGTAAACGTAGTGTAATAAGGACGCGCAACAAACTGTGTGTAGTTGTGTGTGTCTATCTTATAGTTTCGTGCGtgtgacgtttttttttttttagattcCAGTTCTTATAGAATAATAGAGCGGGGGGTTGGGCGAGGGGGTGTGCAAaaagttatatatatatatatataccagATCCTGCAGGCAGGTTCCTCGCACTGCAGCTCTGAAGTGAGAAAGCTAAGGCGGTTGGCGTAAGGGGAACTGACATAAGATATACAGTGAAAGTTGCTCTTTGAGAAAGTAAGAGGTGGACGGAGGCGCTAGGACTAATAGTGGCGCCTGATATATTGTGCGACATTCGGTGTACGTTAGAAGGACATGTCTGATGTTCCGGAGCTTCCGTCATTTGAGGCGACGGACGTTGACGACCGTCCGCCACCTCCATCGATCAGTGACTACCCCATAGGCTGTGAGGTGGGTCTCGTGGATATCAACATTGCCAAGGTGGCACAGACGGAGGAGTTGTGGGAGCCTTTCATGGACCACTTCTTTACTCAAGGGAGACGGACGGTGCGGGTGGTGAGACACCAGGGCGATTATACCTTTGTGGTAAGCGAGGAAGATTCCATGATTGTGGGTTGCACATTGTACCGTGCCTGTCTTTGTGAACCTAAGGTGCGCATCGGTAAGTACGGTGGCACCAATGCCATAGTTTTGGGGTGTGACAGCACACACTCCATTGAGGGACGCACTTCCGGTTTGTCTCTCGTGACGGATCGTGAAGGTGATGCGGTGTGGGGCCCTGACTCGCCATTTCCTGATGGCGCAGCTGCCGATGGGGCCCCGGTGCTTGAATTTACGCCCCCAAGAGAGTCTGAGATTCCTTCGGACTGCCTCGAACGTGGGGGCCCATGTGTGCAGGAGCAACCAACGAAAGGGCAGGCCACACTGGAGGAGCGACGGTACAATTCTGCGTTAATGAAGGCCTACGATGCTAGGATGAGGAAGGATTATAGTGAAGCCGTGCGGTACTGCACCAAGGCGTTGAGGCATTGTCCCAGTGGCTGTGTGAGAGCATTAGCTAACCGTTCAGCTATGTACCTGAGCATGCGTGACCCGAAAGCGGCCCTTGCGGATGCTCTTAAGGTGATTGAGCTGATGCCCAGCAACTATGTAGGCTACGTTCGCGCGGGTAATGCCATGCGTGGATTGAAGCGGAATGGAGAGGCACGGAACTTTTACCAGGAGGCACTAAAGTTGGACCCAAACAACGAAACAATTAAGTATCTAGAAAAAGATAACGCGGTGCTGATGGTGTACGCTTCGAGGCGGCGCAGAGGGCAGCATGCCTACGTTAGTGTGGATCGATCGACCCTTAATATCATTCTCGTATCGGGGAAGGATCAGTGTGCAGGTGACGTAGCCTGGGAGGAAATAACGTCTATTGTAGCTCCACTCGGTGAGACTGCGGATCTTTGCGATGCATCAGCGTGTATTTGCCCCCCACACGTGTGTGGAAACTGTTACCGACCACTTACCAAAGTCGAGGATTTCTTCAACTCTCTTGTAGGTGTGGAGCTGAGTCTCTTGAATGAGCTGTACAGCGGTTGCAATGCTGTAAGTTGTACTTACAGCTGTGGCACCGTGTTCTGCTCAGAGAATTGTCGTACGAAGGGTTGGGCTTCTCACCACTGGATAGAATGCCCTGTTATCGGCAAGTGGCGTGAAGCATTTAAGAATATATCTGCTGTTTACAGATCGTTCTACGCTGATTGTGCGTCCCACATAAATATGGTGACACCTGCAAAGGAGCAGGCAAACGGCTCGACAGATGGCCGTGATGGTTCCAGCAATTATGACGGCCCGTTTGCTTCACTTGCCTTATCTGTGGAGGGTAACCTAACTCAGGCACTGATTGCGTGCTGTCGACTTGCTTGCCGTATGTTTGTGGATGCCGTTAGTCGTGGACAGGCACTGAAGGATGTGGTCCTGCCATACAATTGGTTGTTGCCAGAAGATTGTAGCTACGTTCGTGTGACTGACGAAGGGGCAGCCAATA includes:
- a CDS encoding RAD50 DNA repair-like protein, putative, giving the protein MTSIEQIEISGVRSFDPNPNNRQRIVFKKPLTVILGKNGAGKTTIIEALLNACTGQMPPGGGTEKSSFVYDPKVVGENDVKAQIRLLFTGRGGKVMQVIRSFQATRTRNKTTFATLDNIVAFQDSATGKIISSTYRANDVDRAIPDMLGVSPAVLEHVIFCHQEDGNWPLSPPKEVKKIFDDIFAATRYVLALDRLRENNKELRRQQKEHEASLMSLSEHREQARQISADITVKEETVAGIKAKTDALAPQLQELQAIATALDNVEHRAEGLSREAAVIEGRIGEKRESLSRLNVSPPGYSLGELLQRRQNFGEKLRELESTVSTKKELMERAVAELRRCEESVVSLRSGIEFREKQEQQHKRECEELKVIMSDLSMKFVIDGEINEHCLTKITEYVNEELHNEEQKRSGELNSIDAGIRAVEDRRSTTLRAMDTEGKEKEMKEEQLRHLMKRCGDAKEALGKLAPYVTPTRVKNVQDTITELEKRVEAMELLQKGDARYRQRQDILQSVEAQNKVVAQLRQELSRHKQRSGREAEMNLLRTQIAEKEEIINNRLQEELIAGLNDLGCNTGGSQTLTAVTMQIDKLRRKMADTLYSVEAEVNDLDRQLIALKQNRSQLEGKIVSENIELQRKRVQCISKLGNDDALTNFEALLVEARDRYHKLNEKLSGSKALAACHAHFVEQAKVEDKCPLCGRAFGSENELNDFLASFKVGQQTSGKDSIKEGDVEKALQRVRGLEQLESDVMDVRRLADNAPQLEESLKSTIKQIRDKEILLEDVHNKRDKVKDEMQRAQKLVQAAMEVNAMTSEKQALLQQLNRREAACAEASTPSANIGGAGEPCCAGELASLSYEELSDKYESANAELHRLNVLLSEMQRGEEGGSAQALVKELTMKRSELCELKMKLTRQAEVEATISQYAEQEEGYVSRIAEIDDQREKLVTQLESYNKELEALHAKRKELELASQQGYIGQLKRTLGLLSAVLPRLRDYITSRVGEELSRDRESLRVNEKRRDTQAEEVKLLRLSIDDTLRIINEEQRLRVEVDKYIEYLEKKGSIEEDEKRLSDVRCTLSELKVNAVPAAEAVLGKDVVERESVGRIRELIRGKISALECLRAQQDGVAEAMRQDIESLKGQLTRDKYKDIEKRYRTTFLKVQTTEIAVSDVEKYYRALEKAVQTYHQEKIAQINQILADLWRHTYKGSDIDTIELRSEDDVTSTTARRSYSYRVVMKRGNSEMDMRGRCSAGQKVLASVLIRLALSEAFCCDCGILALDEPTTNLDEDNARSLAESLRMLIDSHRAVKHFQLIVITHDEHFVRALGGQALDTFYYIHKDREGAFSVIEERTFDQLFAS
- a CDS encoding protein kinase, putative, giving the protein MLLKFLFFLVETMRSTEVGRVVEDFIVLPPTPKSKWKLSDFELLHKLGGGNYGDVHLASVKDCNFVCALKRLSIKKLADFDIATQLRREIEIAFNTRHKYLLRTYAYFFDETDIYLIMEPCSNGMLYTELNRVKCFAPPTAARYVAQLAEALLYLHQHHILHRDIKPENILLDHNNNIKLADFGWSVHDPDNRRKTSCGTPEYFPPEIVGRQAYDTSADLWCLGIFCYELLVGKTPFVGKDTDQICKNIHSMHFKIPDNIPSEAKDLIANLLLRDGSRRLALHRVVNHQFLLKYYYLPNNLQPPTGKRPRLDAEPTAGKEN